The proteins below come from a single Streptomyces sp. MRC013 genomic window:
- a CDS encoding amino acid adenylation domain-containing protein yields the protein MTVDDISAVSSTGEGAGAAPSLQLPVEDTAGGAAAGAATGTYVWSVDGPGPQAALDPSDLFSAAFTVLVHRYSGQQDIALARAGGAGGAPVDRPVAVRSHLAEDVAFSALASGLGARYREAARTAAPGVPADLGTGLRAGYVEDDGTGAVPGGFALLLVARPTAAGARFALHHDPALFSDALVARMAANLSALLGDAARRPDAPVGDLTVLSEAEERRLTSGVSGTARPYASDTPLHALVEAQAARTPDAPAVEWRGTVLTYRRLDEHANRLARALAAGGIRPGSRVGLSLARTHRSVALLLAVHKAGCAYVPLDPAYPADRLRAIAATADMAAVVHDGDSAPDWLAGLPATAVPFGELWEKAAAEDGRSPGLAVDPAATAHLIYTSGSTGLPKGVVISHRNVTALLAWAEDAYAPAELARVLFSTSLNFDLSVYELWAPLTRGGCVVVVDNVLALTEDEDLRPTLVNTVPSALNVLLQRAAVPETTRVLNVAGEPLSKELVNAAFDRTRVERLHNLYGPSEDTTYSTWKCFTGPTATAPTIGVPIPNTVAYLLDARGWLVPYGATGELHLGGAGLADGYINDPERTAAAFVPAPARLGPVPGGRLYRTGDLARWTEDGELRFLGRRDNQVKVRGFRIELGEIESVLREAVGLRDVAALAVRTGGDTRLVCYVGLEGGTVSADGLRAHLRAALPHYMQPSAIVLEDRLPQLPNGKVDRKALAARPLERVPGAPAGLSGDDPDELAVARVWSDLLGLAHISSDLDFFSVGGHSLLANLLAARLSDTAGRPVRVAEVYEHRTLAEQAALLRRKRARVPADGTAGGTEARLRAVAETLRESARGHGVPGAGAAVFLGDGPEYAYHGVADTETGAAYGPATRQRVTCITKPMLAFVALRLVDRGLLGLDEPLDGLLPQAFRRRGGETVRVTLRQLLSHTSGVDDSYEVWHDTDLPDLDAYIDTLDRYGQLFDPGEVFAYSAVGTSIVAALIEKLLGVPWRRAVNELMLVPLGIREIPESLVEGGHYGGAVSVGYLWNEQAQRYVRHDPPRQTVADDAAGSFSVCLTLEELANIARLALDDGVAPSGERLLSAELAEQMRTPQVPVPGHHFMHAWGLGWLMFGPSAFGFNSNGSGHHNFIQIFPEERSFLLLLANAYPAFGLYEDLLRSLTGEGLIRTGRPFEMDLDDCVGLYASDGYRLNVLHGADHLRYEYAERRPDGTWLHLDEGELVLSGAGGFSSMSERNVLAGSISFIPVPGTDVPGYVRIGQRFARRTR from the coding sequence ATGACCGTGGACGACATCTCTGCCGTCTCATCCACCGGAGAAGGGGCGGGCGCGGCACCGTCGTTGCAACTGCCCGTCGAGGACACCGCCGGCGGTGCCGCAGCGGGGGCGGCGACGGGCACGTACGTCTGGTCCGTCGACGGGCCGGGCCCGCAGGCGGCGCTCGACCCCTCGGACCTCTTCTCCGCCGCGTTCACGGTGCTCGTGCACCGCTACAGCGGCCAGCAGGACATCGCCCTGGCGCGTGCCGGAGGGGCCGGCGGCGCACCCGTCGACCGGCCGGTCGCCGTGCGCTCGCACCTCGCGGAGGACGTCGCCTTCTCCGCGCTGGCGTCCGGCCTGGGCGCCCGGTACCGCGAGGCCGCCCGCACCGCCGCGCCCGGCGTCCCGGCCGACCTCGGCACGGGCCTGCGCGCCGGGTACGTCGAGGACGACGGCACCGGGGCCGTCCCCGGTGGATTCGCCCTCCTCCTCGTGGCCCGGCCCACCGCGGCCGGGGCCCGGTTCGCCCTCCACCACGACCCGGCGCTCTTCTCCGACGCCCTGGTCGCCCGGATGGCCGCCAACCTCTCCGCCCTCCTCGGGGACGCCGCCCGCCGCCCCGACGCGCCCGTCGGCGACCTCACCGTGCTGTCGGAGGCCGAGGAGCGCCGTCTGACGTCCGGCGTCAGCGGCACCGCGCGGCCGTACGCCTCCGACACCCCCCTGCACGCCCTCGTCGAGGCGCAGGCCGCCCGCACGCCGGACGCCCCGGCGGTCGAGTGGCGGGGCACCGTGCTGACCTACCGCCGGCTCGACGAGCACGCCAACCGGCTGGCGAGGGCCCTCGCCGCGGGCGGGATCCGCCCCGGCTCCCGCGTCGGCCTCTCCCTGGCCCGCACCCACCGCAGCGTCGCCCTGCTGCTCGCCGTCCACAAGGCGGGCTGCGCCTACGTCCCCCTCGACCCGGCCTACCCCGCCGACCGCCTGAGGGCGATCGCCGCGACGGCGGACATGGCCGCCGTCGTGCACGACGGCGACTCCGCACCGGACTGGCTCGCCGGCCTGCCGGCGACCGCCGTCCCCTTCGGGGAGCTGTGGGAGAAGGCGGCCGCCGAGGACGGCCGTTCCCCGGGCCTCGCGGTCGACCCGGCCGCCACCGCGCACCTCATCTACACCTCCGGTTCGACCGGCCTGCCCAAGGGCGTGGTGATCAGCCACCGCAACGTGACCGCGCTCCTCGCCTGGGCGGAGGACGCCTACGCCCCCGCCGAGCTGGCCCGTGTCCTGTTCTCCACCTCCCTCAACTTCGACCTGTCGGTGTACGAGCTGTGGGCCCCGCTCACCCGCGGAGGGTGCGTGGTGGTCGTCGACAACGTCCTCGCGCTCACCGAGGACGAGGACCTGCGCCCGACCCTCGTCAACACCGTGCCCAGCGCCCTGAACGTACTGCTGCAGCGCGCGGCCGTGCCGGAGACGACCCGCGTGCTGAACGTGGCGGGCGAGCCGCTGTCCAAGGAGCTCGTCAACGCCGCCTTCGACAGGACCCGGGTCGAGCGGCTCCACAACCTCTACGGCCCCTCCGAGGACACCACGTACTCCACCTGGAAGTGCTTCACCGGCCCCACGGCCACCGCACCCACCATCGGCGTGCCGATCCCCAACACGGTGGCGTACCTGCTGGACGCCCGCGGGTGGCTGGTGCCGTACGGCGCCACGGGCGAGCTCCACCTCGGCGGTGCCGGCCTGGCCGACGGGTACATCAACGACCCCGAGCGCACCGCCGCCGCCTTCGTGCCGGCCCCGGCCCGCCTCGGCCCGGTGCCGGGGGGCCGCCTCTACCGCACCGGCGACCTGGCCCGGTGGACCGAGGACGGCGAACTCCGCTTCCTGGGCCGCCGCGACAACCAGGTGAAGGTGCGCGGCTTCCGCATCGAGCTCGGCGAGATCGAGTCCGTGCTGAGGGAGGCCGTGGGTCTGCGCGACGTGGCCGCCCTGGCCGTGCGCACCGGCGGCGACACCCGGCTGGTCTGCTACGTCGGCCTGGAGGGCGGCACCGTCTCCGCCGACGGGCTGCGCGCGCACCTGCGGGCCGCGCTGCCGCACTACATGCAGCCCTCCGCGATCGTCCTGGAGGACCGGCTGCCGCAGCTGCCCAACGGCAAGGTCGACCGCAAGGCGCTCGCCGCCCGGCCCCTGGAGCGGGTGCCCGGCGCGCCCGCCGGCCTCTCCGGCGACGACCCCGACGAACTCGCCGTCGCCCGCGTCTGGTCCGACCTCCTGGGCCTCGCGCACATCTCGTCCGACCTGGACTTCTTCTCCGTGGGCGGGCACTCGCTGCTGGCGAACCTGCTGGCGGCCCGCCTCTCGGACACGGCCGGCCGGCCCGTCCGCGTCGCCGAGGTCTACGAGCACCGCACCCTCGCCGAGCAGGCCGCGCTGCTGCGCCGGAAGCGCGCCCGGGTGCCCGCGGACGGCACCGCGGGCGGCACCGAGGCGCGGCTGCGCGCCGTCGCCGAGACGCTGCGCGAGTCGGCCCGGGGGCACGGGGTGCCGGGGGCCGGGGCGGCGGTGTTCCTCGGCGACGGGCCGGAGTACGCGTACCACGGCGTCGCGGACACGGAGACGGGGGCTGCCTACGGGCCCGCCACGCGGCAGCGCGTCACCTGCATCACCAAGCCCATGCTCGCCTTCGTCGCGCTGCGCCTGGTCGACCGGGGCCTGCTGGGGCTCGACGAGCCCCTCGACGGGCTGCTGCCGCAGGCGTTCCGCCGCCGCGGCGGGGAGACGGTCCGGGTGACCCTGCGCCAGCTGCTGTCGCACACCAGCGGCGTCGACGACTCCTACGAGGTCTGGCACGACACCGACCTGCCCGATCTCGACGCCTACATCGACACCCTGGACCGGTACGGCCAGCTCTTCGACCCGGGCGAGGTCTTCGCCTACTCGGCGGTGGGCACCTCCATCGTCGCCGCGCTGATCGAGAAGCTGCTCGGCGTGCCCTGGCGGCGCGCCGTCAACGAGCTGATGCTCGTCCCGCTCGGCATCAGGGAGATCCCCGAGTCCCTCGTCGAGGGGGGCCACTACGGGGGCGCGGTCTCCGTCGGCTACCTGTGGAACGAGCAGGCGCAGCGCTACGTGCGGCACGACCCGCCGAGGCAGACCGTCGCCGACGACGCCGCCGGCTCGTTCTCCGTCTGCCTCACCCTGGAGGAACTCGCGAACATCGCCCGGCTCGCCCTGGACGACGGCGTCGCCCCGAGCGGTGAGCGCCTGCTGTCCGCCGAACTCGCCGAGCAGATGCGCACCCCCCAGGTCCCCGTCCCCGGCCACCACTTCATGCACGCCTGGGGACTGGGGTGGCTGATGTTCGGCCCGTCCGCCTTCGGCTTCAACTCCAACGGCAGCGGCCACCACAACTTCATCCAGATCTTCCCGGAGGAACGTTCCTTCCTGCTGCTGCTCGCCAACGCCTACCCCGCGTTCGGCCTGTACGAGGACCTGCTGCGGTCCCTCACCGGCGAGGGCCTCATCCGCACCGGGCGGCCCTTCGAGATGGACCTCGACGACTGCGTGGGCCTGTACGCCTCCGACGGCTACCGCCTGAACGTCCTGCACGGCGCCGACCACCTGCGCTACGAGTACGCCGAGCGGCGGCCCGACGGCACGTGGCTCCACCTGGACGAGGGCGAGCTGGTGCTGTCCGGCGCGGGCGGCTTCAGCTCCATGTCGGAGAGGAACGTCCTCGCCGGCTCCATCTCCTTCATCCCCGTCCCCGGTACCGACGTCCCCGGATACGTCCGGATCGGCCAGCGATTCGCGAGGAGGACCCGATGA
- a CDS encoding ATP-grasp domain-containing protein, with product MTHPQDRSGRPDGPKHVVFVTWKAGNAPAFEAAKRLGHHVTLVRSLAMEQSQNVDFDASPYARFVDRVHVLEDATDPGALRECVLAVHARRPIDGFVATVDALVVPVARIAEEIGVPFTDARAAETAKQKNRCREVLAAAGVDTTRHAVVGGFREAAAFAAATGYPVVVKPARGSGSEGAHVVADEERLREVLHRAGDGDAYAAGVLVEEYLSGRFLSAEIGLARGRFLRLAVSERSTWHRHEALETGTTIPAGIGADEHDRVMEFAEAVVGALGLRLGVFHVEVMLGEDGTPRLIEVNPRIMGSCLPNLFTLAGGGDIFELLVRVHLDEEIEPAAPAFSRYATVRWFGAAELTPKPARVPDLGWAAEYGDSLHAFTVRFPDGDVLLPCRGNLGNFGEVQVVHPDRETSIRIAEDIVGRTADLLGIEVTR from the coding sequence ATGACCCACCCGCAGGACCGGAGCGGCCGCCCCGACGGCCCGAAGCACGTGGTGTTCGTGACCTGGAAGGCCGGCAACGCCCCGGCGTTCGAGGCCGCCAAGAGGCTCGGCCACCACGTGACGCTCGTCCGCTCCCTGGCGATGGAGCAGTCCCAGAACGTCGACTTCGACGCCTCCCCGTACGCGCGCTTCGTCGACCGCGTCCACGTGCTGGAGGACGCCACCGACCCCGGCGCCCTGCGCGAGTGCGTGCTGGCCGTCCACGCGCGGCGGCCGATCGACGGGTTCGTGGCCACGGTCGACGCGCTCGTGGTGCCCGTCGCCCGGATCGCGGAGGAGATCGGCGTGCCGTTCACCGACGCGCGCGCCGCCGAGACCGCCAAGCAGAAGAACCGCTGCCGGGAGGTCCTGGCGGCCGCCGGGGTCGACACCACGCGGCACGCGGTCGTCGGCGGCTTCCGCGAGGCCGCCGCGTTCGCGGCCGCCACCGGGTACCCCGTCGTGGTCAAGCCCGCCCGGGGGTCGGGCAGCGAGGGCGCCCACGTGGTCGCGGACGAGGAGCGGCTCCGCGAGGTCCTCCACCGGGCCGGGGACGGGGACGCGTACGCGGCCGGCGTCCTCGTCGAGGAGTACCTGAGCGGCCGGTTCCTCTCCGCCGAGATCGGCCTGGCGCGCGGCCGGTTCCTGCGCCTGGCCGTCAGCGAGCGCTCCACCTGGCACCGGCACGAGGCGCTGGAGACCGGCACGACCATCCCGGCCGGCATCGGCGCCGACGAGCACGACCGCGTCATGGAGTTCGCCGAGGCCGTCGTGGGCGCGCTGGGCCTGCGGCTGGGCGTCTTCCACGTCGAGGTCATGCTCGGCGAGGACGGCACGCCCCGCCTCATCGAGGTCAACCCGCGGATCATGGGGTCCTGCCTGCCGAACCTGTTCACGCTCGCCGGCGGCGGCGACATCTTCGAACTCCTCGTCCGCGTCCACCTGGACGAGGAGATCGAGCCCGCCGCGCCCGCGTTCTCCCGGTACGCGACCGTCCGCTGGTTCGGCGCCGCCGAGCTCACGCCGAAACCGGCCCGCGTGCCCGACCTGGGCTGGGCGGCCGAGTACGGCGACAGCCTGCACGCGTTCACCGTCCGGTTCCCCGACGGCGACGTGCTCCTTCCCTGCCGGGGCAACCTCGGCAACTTCGGCGAGGTCCAGGTCGTACACCCCGACCGCGAGACGTCCATACGCATCGCCGAGGACATCGTCGGCCGCACGGCCGACCTACTCGGTATCGAGGTGACGAGGTGA
- a CDS encoding DUF4190 domain-containing protein, with the protein MSSSSRPQVPGGHARPRPDTDVKGGNGLAIAALVLGVAALLLFWTVFGGVVLGLSALVLGVVGARRARGGRAPHGGMSIAGAVLGALGLVASVVIVAIGVSFFDSKEFRNFSDCVEHAETQSEREACKDDFDEDAND; encoded by the coding sequence ATGTCCTCTTCCAGTCGCCCCCAGGTCCCCGGCGGCCACGCGCGACCGCGCCCGGACACCGACGTGAAGGGAGGCAACGGTCTGGCGATCGCCGCGCTGGTCCTCGGCGTCGCGGCGCTCCTCCTCTTCTGGACCGTCTTCGGGGGTGTCGTGCTGGGGTTGTCGGCGCTGGTCCTCGGCGTCGTCGGCGCACGCAGGGCACGCGGCGGCCGGGCGCCGCACGGCGGGATGTCGATCGCCGGGGCGGTACTCGGCGCACTGGGGCTGGTCGCGTCCGTGGTGATCGTCGCGATCGGCGTGTCGTTCTTCGACTCGAAGGAGTTCAGGAACTTCAGCGACTGCGTCGAGCACGCCGAGACGCAGAGCGAACGCGAGGCGTGCAAGGACGACTTCGACGAGGACGCGAACGACTGA
- a CDS encoding U32 family peptidase, with protein sequence MTAFYARTREQLARMGLPEGDPPCTAGSEAVFPDGCHFRIEVPTVNSPQAARTLLSESRRRGFTVNRITETRGMYRHTAREIADYVALGQEYGAEILMSVGPRAVHDVGAGVQTPEGSRIGYRLRGQEQLVRAIEDVKRGIDLGVRGFVVYDEGLLWVLGRLRTAGDLPADVHLKVSAHCGQGNPASAQMLEMLGANSFNPVRDLSIPMIAALRQAVAIPLDCHVDNPKASGGFIRTYEAADIVRVAAPVYLKTGNSALDGHGVNPTAAQLDDILRQVEIVVEFLDRHHPAARQSPAGRALEPAGAVPRTEV encoded by the coding sequence ATGACCGCGTTCTACGCCCGGACCCGGGAGCAGCTCGCCCGGATGGGACTGCCCGAGGGCGACCCGCCCTGCACCGCGGGGTCCGAGGCCGTCTTCCCCGACGGCTGCCACTTCCGCATCGAGGTGCCCACGGTCAACTCGCCGCAGGCCGCCCGGACGCTGCTGTCCGAGAGCCGCCGCCGCGGCTTCACCGTCAACCGCATCACCGAGACGCGCGGCATGTACCGGCACACCGCCCGCGAGATCGCCGACTACGTGGCCCTCGGGCAGGAGTACGGGGCGGAGATCCTGATGTCCGTCGGGCCCCGCGCCGTCCACGACGTCGGCGCGGGCGTGCAGACCCCGGAAGGCTCCCGGATCGGCTACCGGCTGCGCGGCCAGGAGCAGCTGGTGCGCGCCATCGAGGACGTCAAACGCGGCATCGACCTCGGCGTCCGCGGGTTCGTCGTCTACGACGAGGGCCTGCTGTGGGTCCTCGGCAGGCTCCGCACCGCCGGCGACCTGCCCGCCGACGTCCACCTGAAGGTCTCCGCGCACTGCGGGCAGGGCAACCCGGCCTCCGCCCAGATGCTGGAGATGCTCGGCGCGAACAGCTTCAACCCCGTGCGCGACCTGTCCATCCCGATGATCGCGGCGCTGCGCCAGGCGGTGGCGATCCCCCTGGACTGCCACGTGGACAACCCGAAGGCGTCCGGCGGTTTCATCCGCACCTACGAGGCGGCCGACATCGTGCGCGTCGCCGCGCCCGTCTACCTCAAGACCGGCAACAGCGCCCTGGACGGCCACGGGGTCAACCCCACGGCGGCGCAGCTCGACGACATCCTGCGGCAGGTCGAGATCGTCGTCGAGTTCCTCGACCGCCACCACCCCGCCGCACGTCAGAGCCCCGCCGGCCGCGCCCTGGAGCCCGCCGGCGCCGTCCCCCGAACGGAGGTGTGA
- a CDS encoding MFS transporter, with protein MLSRLLPPRGPARTLTGITLVHTLGQGLWMALNAIYATTVLHLSPGQFGIGVGVAAGVALAVSTPTGHLADRVGPRAVQIWSFLALGPLTAGLLFVRGFGPYVLLVSVQAVAYSASRSARMAMVAGLVPPADRVSVRAYLRATSNVSVSVGAALAGLLLVLDSVGAYRLAVVFNASTYLLTGLLTLLLPAVAPQPARPGPALIVLRDRPYLAFVVLDGLLSMHNLLLDVVLPLWVLHHTGAPRWVIAAILLTNTIAVVLLQVRAARGTDEPSAAARASRSGSLCLAAACVVFAFTDGASPALACALLLAGALAHVLGEVRQSAGSWGMSFGLAPEHAQGQYQGTYAMGADMGKMIAPALLTWLVIEYGAVGWAVMAAGFALVGAAMPLVVTRARRNAKPDPVAA; from the coding sequence ATGCTGAGCCGCCTTCTCCCGCCGCGCGGACCGGCGCGCACCCTGACCGGCATCACCCTCGTGCACACGCTGGGGCAAGGGCTGTGGATGGCCCTGAACGCCATCTACGCCACGACCGTCCTGCACCTTTCGCCCGGCCAGTTCGGCATCGGGGTCGGCGTGGCCGCCGGCGTCGCCCTGGCGGTGAGCACGCCCACGGGCCACCTGGCCGACCGGGTCGGCCCGCGCGCCGTCCAGATCTGGTCCTTCCTCGCGCTGGGACCGCTGACCGCCGGCCTGCTCTTCGTGCGGGGGTTCGGCCCGTACGTGCTGCTGGTGAGCGTGCAGGCCGTGGCGTACAGCGCCAGCCGCAGCGCCCGGATGGCCATGGTCGCCGGCCTGGTGCCGCCCGCGGACCGGGTGTCCGTCCGGGCCTACCTCAGGGCCACCAGCAACGTCAGCGTCTCCGTCGGCGCCGCCCTGGCCGGTCTGCTCCTCGTACTCGACTCGGTCGGCGCCTACCGGCTCGCCGTGGTCTTCAACGCCTCGACGTACCTGCTCACCGGACTGCTCACGCTGCTGCTGCCCGCCGTCGCACCGCAGCCCGCCCGTCCCGGGCCCGCGCTGATCGTGCTCCGCGACCGGCCCTACCTGGCCTTCGTCGTGCTGGACGGGCTGCTGTCCATGCACAACCTGCTGCTCGACGTGGTGCTGCCGCTGTGGGTGCTCCACCACACCGGAGCGCCGCGCTGGGTGATCGCCGCGATCCTGCTGACCAACACGATCGCCGTGGTCCTGCTCCAGGTCAGGGCGGCACGCGGCACGGACGAACCGTCGGCCGCCGCCAGGGCGTCGAGATCCGGCTCGCTGTGCCTCGCGGCCGCCTGCGTGGTCTTCGCCTTCACCGACGGCGCCTCCCCGGCGCTCGCCTGCGCGCTGCTGCTCGCGGGGGCCCTGGCCCACGTCCTGGGCGAGGTCCGGCAGTCGGCCGGCAGCTGGGGGATGTCCTTCGGCCTGGCGCCCGAGCACGCCCAGGGGCAGTACCAGGGCACGTACGCGATGGGGGCCGACATGGGCAAGATGATCGCGCCCGCCCTGCTGACCTGGCTCGTCATCGAGTACGGCGCCGTGGGCTGGGCGGTCATGGCGGCCGGGTTCGCCCTCGTCGGCGCGGCCATGCCGCTCGTCGTGACCCGGGCCCGGCGGAACGCGAAGCCCGACCCCGTCGCGGCCTGA
- a CDS encoding polysaccharide lyase 6 family protein — translation MTTTSSADDGATSAAATGRTIPVDSAEALLKALGKAAPGDRVELAPGNYDWDKPVVLQAAGTDEAPITIASARRGGAVFDGAASFAFGRAEHLVIQGFQFRQRTPLTVAHTARHIRITRNLFELDEPAGKNTWLIVTADDTRVDRNAFRHKSSQGVFLQIDGPGDTVARRVRVDRNLFHDHRFGGSNGGEAIRLGYGVKGPAVANAVIEGNLFLAANGDDEVVSVKCSGNVVRNNTVTGGTRGSIVLRSGNDSTVSGNFLLGTAGIRVYGDDHEVFNNHLQGEGQLIIGPGDHGKEHLPARRTLVVHNTVVATGGRRRCG, via the coding sequence ATGACCACGACCTCGTCCGCTGACGACGGCGCCACCTCGGCCGCTGCCACCGGCCGGACCATCCCGGTGGACAGTGCCGAGGCGCTGCTGAAGGCGCTCGGCAAGGCCGCGCCCGGTGACCGCGTGGAACTGGCTCCGGGCAACTACGACTGGGACAAGCCGGTGGTGCTCCAGGCCGCCGGTACGGACGAAGCACCCATCACCATCGCCTCGGCCCGCCGTGGCGGAGCCGTCTTCGACGGGGCCGCGAGCTTCGCCTTCGGCCGCGCCGAGCACCTGGTGATCCAGGGGTTCCAGTTCCGGCAGCGCACCCCGCTGACGGTGGCGCACACCGCCCGGCACATCAGGATCACCCGGAACCTCTTCGAGCTCGACGAGCCGGCCGGCAAGAACACCTGGCTGATCGTGACCGCCGACGACACCCGCGTGGACCGCAACGCCTTCCGGCACAAGTCCTCCCAGGGCGTCTTCCTCCAGATCGACGGCCCCGGGGACACCGTGGCGCGCCGGGTGCGGGTGGACCGCAACCTCTTCCACGACCACCGGTTCGGCGGGAGCAACGGCGGTGAGGCCATCCGCCTGGGCTACGGGGTGAAGGGACCGGCGGTCGCCAACGCGGTGATCGAGGGCAACCTCTTCCTGGCGGCCAACGGCGACGACGAGGTGGTCTCCGTCAAGTGCTCCGGCAACGTCGTGCGGAACAACACGGTCACCGGCGGCACGCGCGGGTCGATCGTGCTCCGCTCCGGCAACGACAGCACGGTCAGCGGCAACTTCCTGCTCGGGACGGCGGGCATCCGGGTCTACGGCGACGACCACGAGGTGTTCAACAACCACCTCCAGGGCGAGGGCCAGCTGATCATCGGGCCCGGGGACCACGGGAAGGAGCACCTGCCGGCCCGGAGGACGCTCGTGGTCCACAACACCGTGGTCGCCACCGGCGGCAGGCGGCGCTGCGGGTGA